aaaatcagataagaGAAAACATTACACTAATGCATAAAAACATACAAtccattaaagtattaaaactaaaacatacatgcaaatacaaatgtaagtacaaacacacaaagaatccTCATTTCTGaccctgtctttttttttcacttgtggaTGTTTTCTGTGGGGGCATTATGGGTTTTCTTTGTTGTGGGGTTCTGGTGTTGTATAACTTTTattgaagaataaaaatattaaaatcaatatgctcctctcctccactgcgGTGGATAGTTTGTCTAACTTGAGGCTATAATGTTCACAATCAAActtgaaccagctaaagggtttttaaatccctTAACAGTACCTCAGTCTGTCACTGCGTCTTTGTCCGCTCCAGtctttttcaaattgtacgcgagAAAAAACTGCGTGTTAAAGGGCAGACGTGCGCTCCTTGTTGACAATAAATCCTGCCTTTGataatatcctctctgatggtgtggaggtggatgggatgctgtggatcgTTTCGGCTCCGGACAGCTGTGGGTATCCATCCTCGTTGTTTTGGCCtctacagtttttgtgtggtccggtaatccttggaCTCTCagcctcttcatgaagctgctcctcatcttcaggATCTTCTtttaggatcatctgaagtttttTGCCTGACATTTTAGAGCCACTACAGTAGTTTTAGGTTTATATATGAACTTAAAGATTCAAAGGCCAGTTGAGGCCAGCTGCTCCACAGGCCCCCCAAAATGGGATGGCCCACCTTTAATTAGCCTACCTGGGGAGATTTCATTATCTCCTTAAGGAAGAACAATTAAAAGGCTATtttcagaattacattaaatatttataagTCCATATCCATACGAAAATAGGCTAgcctatatatatatctatatataaatagatatatatatatatgagacATGATTTTTACGGAAAATAGTAAAATGATGTAGAATTAGACGTTGAGCACCCCCCTAGTTTAAATGGACTGATCCGCGTTTCTTGTGCAGGTGCTAcgctatgagattggcagtatGAGGCTCTCtgaagtcactttaaattatattaaataaaaaatctaaacctTGATCAACTTTTTATCATTATCAAAAGAAAGAGCAGCTCAGTTACTGTCCCCTTGAGAAAACAATATACAATTTATTTCTGAAgctgtttagtctgaggctgtttggtctgaagcattttagcctgaggctgtttggtctgaagcattttagcctgaggctgtttggtctgaagcattttagtctgaggctgtttggtctgaagcattttagtctgaggctgtttggtctgaagccgtttagtctgaggctgtttggtctgaagccttttagtctgaggctgtttggtctgaagccttttagtctgaggctgtttggtttgaagccttttagtctgaggctgtttggtctgaagcctttCAGTCTGAGGCTTTTTGGTCTGAAGctttttagtctgaggctgtttggtctgaagccttttagtctgagtctgtttggtctgaagccttttagtctgaggctgtttggtctgaagccttttagtctgaggctgtttagtctaaagccttttagtctgaggctgttttgtCTGAAGTCtattagtctgaggctgtttagtctgaagccttttagtctgagtcTGTTTGGTTTGAAGCCTTTTAGTCTaaggctgtttggtctgaagctgtttagtctgaggctgtttggtctgaagccttttagtctaaggctgtttggtctgaagctgtttagtctgaggctgtttggtctgaagccttttagtctgaggctgtttagtctaaagccttttagtctgaggctgttttttcTGAAGTCtattagtctgaggctgtttagtctgaagccttttagtctgaggctgtttggtttgaagccttttagtctaaggctgtttggtctgaagctgtttagtctgaggctgtttggtctgaagccttttagtctaaggctgtttggtctgaagctgtttagtctgaggctgtttggtctgaagccttttagtctgaggctgtttgctttgagccttttagtctgaggctgtttggtctgaagccttttagtctgaggctgtttggtctgaagctgtttagcctgaggctgtttggtctgaagccttttattctgaggctgtttggtctgaagccgtttagtctgaggctgtttggtctgaagtcttttagtctgaggctgtttggtttgaagccttttagtctgaggctgtttggtctgaagccttttagtctgaggctgtttggtctgaagacttttagtctgaggctgtttggtctgaagcattttagcctgaggctgtttggtctgaagcattttagtctgaggctgtttggtctgaagccgtttagtctgaggctgtttggtctgaagccttttagtctgaggctgtttggtctgaagccttttagtctgaggctgtttggtttgaagccttttagtctgaggctgtttggtctgaagcctttcagtctgaggctgtttggtctgaagccttttagtctgaggctgtttggtctgaagccttttagtctgaggctgtttagtctaaagccttttagtctgaggctgttttgtCTGAAGTCtattagtctgaggctgtttagtctgaagccttttagtctgagtcTGTTTGGTttgaagccttttagtctgaggctgtttggtctgaagctgtttagtctgaggctgtttggtctgaagccttttagtctaaggctgtttggtctgaagctgtttagtctgaggctgtttggtctgaagccttttagtctgaggctgtttgctttgagccttttagtctgaggctgtttggtctgaagccttttagtctgaggctgtttggtctgaagccgtttagtctgaggctgtttggtctgaagccttttagtctgaggctgtttggtttgaagccttttagtctgaggctgtttggtctgaagccttttagtctgaggctgtttggtctgaagtctattagtctgaggctgtttagtctgaagccttttagtctgaggctgtttggtctgaagtctattagtctgaggctgtttagtctgaagccttttagtctgaggctgtttggtctgaagtctattagtctgaggctgtttagtctgaagccttttagtctgaggctgtttggtctgaagccttttagtctgaggctgtttggtctgaagccttttagtctgaggctgtttagtctgaagccttttagtctgaggctgtttagtctaaagccttttagtctgaggctgtttggtttgaagccttttagtctgaggctgtttggtttAAAggcttttagtctgaggctgtttggtctgaagctgtttagcctgaggctgtttggtctgaagccttttagcctgaggctgtttggtctgactctgtttagtctgaggctgtttggtctgactctgtttagtctgaggctgtttagtCTGAAgcattttagtctgaggctgtttggtttgaagccttttagtctgaggctgtttggtttAAAggcttttagtctgaggctgtttggtttAAAggcttttagtctgaggctgtttggtctgaagccttttagtctgaggctgtttggtctgaagccttttagtctgagtcTGTTTagtctgaagccttttagtctgaggctgtttggtctgaagccttttagtctgaggctgtttagtctgaagccttttagtctgaggctgtttggtctgaagccttttagtctgaggctgcttggtctgaagccttttagtctgaggctgtttggtatgaagccttttagtctgaggctgtttggtctgaagccttttagtctgaggctgtttggtctgaagccttttagtctgaggctgtttagtCTGAatccttttagtctgaggctgtttagtCTGAatccttttagtctgaggctgtttggtctgaagccttgTAGTCTGAGGCTGCTTGGTCTGAAGCCGTTTGGTCTAAGGCTGTTTAGTGTGACTCTGTTTAGCCTGAgactgtttggtctgaagccttttagcctgaggctgtttggtctgaagccttttagcctgaggctgtttggtctgaagcattttagtctgaggctgtttggtctgaagccgtttagtctgaggctgtttggtctgaagccttttagtctgaggctgtttggtttgaagccttttagtctgaggctgtttggtctgaagcctttcagtctgaggctgtttggtctgaagccttttagtctgaggctgtttggtctgaagccttttagtctgaggctgtttagtctaaagccttttagtctgaggctgtttggtctgaagccttttagtctgaggctgtttggtctgaagccttttagtctgaggctgtttggtctgaagccttttagtctgaggctgtttagtCTGAatccttttagtctgaggctgtttagtCTGAatccttttagtctgaggctgtttggtctgaagccttttagtccgaggctgtttggtctgaagccttgTAGTCTGAGGCTGCTTGGTCTGAAGCCGTTTGGTCTAAGGCTGTTTAGTGTGACTCTGTTTAGCCTGAgactgtttggtctgaagccttttagcctgaggctgtttagtctgaagccttttagtctgaggctgtttggtctgaagccgtttggtctgaggctgtttagtctgaagccttttagtctgaggctgtttggtctgaagccgtttggtctgaggctgtttagtctgaagccttttagtctgaggctgtttggtctgaagccgtttggtctgaggctgtttagtctgaagccttttagtctgaggctgtttggtctgaagacttttagtctgaggctgtttggtctgaagccgtttggtctgaggctgtttagtctgaagccttttagtctgaggctgtgtgGTCTGAAGCCGTTTGGTATGACTCTGTTTAGCCTGAGGTCGTGTAGTCTGAGGCCGTTTAGTCTGACGCAGTTTCATCTGAATtttgacacatgatgaaggtttttcGGAGAAATTACGGAGTTTTTTCGGAGACATGCTgcttttcatctgaggtctgacacctcactctgagacctgaaGACGTCCTAATATGTACACCGTAGTACGAGTGAAAACTCATCTTCTGCTTGATACCACATCCTGTTTTCGAGGCTATCTTTGCTTTTAATGCATCTCTTTCTCAGAAAAGACATTATCATATCTGAATCATtttttgacttccttggaagaGACGAGAGATAAATTGAGGAACCTGGTGGATGTAATATCTTAAAGTGATCACTGTAGACGGGGAAGAAGcagagaaacatcagacactTGAGCAGGGACTTCATTCAGGTAAGATCTGGACTCTTTAGAATCCTTCAGTAGTCAACAGAGTTACTATTGTATTTCAGAAACGTCAGTGAAAGAATGAGAAGAGGCACAAAAAGCcatgaaaatgaatgttacAGTAATGACATTTGTAATGCTTCTATCTTCTTGTTTTATGTGGGATGATGTCCAGTGTGTGATTGTAAAGACAAAAAGTAaagaatatatatctatatacatATAAGCTCTGTATATCTAGAATGTTGTTCATAGCCTTTGACTTATTCCTCTCCtcattattcattttcacattgtCTGTTCTGTATGTTTGGACCCAacatgaaactaatgagggggaATTATGGGATGTTTTTAATGTCCAGGCAATGATAACAGCTGAGACATGAAGAGAGCTTTGTCTCCCTGCAGGTTAGAGACGTGATATCTGAGGCAGATTACAGTCACTTAGAAATATAGTCAATTATCTTTTAATGAAAAAACCTTTACTCAAATAATTGATGTTCATATGAATCCTTTATTTGGCAACctaaacaatcaatcaatcaatcaatcaatcaatcaaccaatcaaccaatcaatcaatcaatcaatcaatcaatcaatcaatcaatcaatcaatcaatcaatcaatcaatcaaccttttttATGCTCGAGAGATCAGtgaggggcaaccctcatttacaatgatactGAGTCCATTACAGAggtatttaaaaacagagaactAGACTTGAAGGTGACAGCTTCTGCACACCAAAGTGCCTGGGCCTGTTCATCACCACCTGCAGCTTTATCttggattatttttctcagcACATTAATCaatacatatttgaaaatgataataaacaGTGCAGACACATTATTTTGATGAGGTAAACTAAAAgagtgctgtgtttgtgtacagtaCTATGGAATATTAAAAAGTTGGACTGAAATAGGACTCatctgaaaaaagaaacttgacttgtctcagtgtgaaaaatgtaagCTGTATATTCTTAGCTCCATGTGGGATTCAAACCCCAGACTCCACCTTTATATCCCGTGTTATTTGGAACCTTTTAAACCTccttttgtatttgtttcaaaTATTGAACACCAATAATATTTCTAAAGAACATTTTGTGAAGTGAGAAAGGAAAGCCTTGGCCACCAGAACATTTGAAGTTTAAAGTCCATGAAACTATTCACACTGATCTCAAACTTTTGAATAAACTGAGCACGTTAGATGAAATGCTGTGTTTAGTGACGACCATGTTATTCATGTTACTGCACAAAGCTTTTTACTAACTGTTATTTTTCCTGATCTCTAACTTTAGATTACACTGAAGAATGGAAGCAGGCTTCAATAACACCACCTACCAAACAGACTATAACAATGCCAGAAACCTCACAGGACATCAGGCTGACATAGATATGTATTTCATATACTATGTTGTGACATGCATAATCATCAGTATTGGCCTTCCTCTGACGCTCGTGACCATCTATGCTCTTTTCTCTCTGGTATGTACTTTGTGACTTTATTTACTGTCTATGTCATGTTTCTGTGGAACTGTGTGCTTGTCTGTAGAGGATGCTAGATTtgatataagataagatgatgTGAGTTTATACACATGCAGAATGCTTCTGCTTACACTGTAGAGGAAGAAACGATTAATCACACTAAACTTGGTCAgtaagtttgattaaaaaaggtcaaaggAGTGTTCAATTCTGTCAGTGTTCATGGTCGTCAGAGGATGAAGCCAACCTACTTTTTATCTCATGACTTTTGGGCAAAGAAACAGCAAAACATAGTGTATTCCATCAGTTAtcaacatttatgttttaaagaatagaataaaaaaactatGGAGACGTGTTACACTTTGTGAGTATTCATGGTCTCCAGAGGCTGACTTTCCCTCACCATTAAAGATACTCTTAAATTAACCAGAGATTGACTTTTTgtgaaatgtctgaagtgtctATAGATATACagtgtagggctgggcgataattcaataacgataattatcatgatatgaTTTTTCtcgatatataaatataaaacattttcgataaatatttgatataaataaacatgtaataacACCCCCGGCCACTTCaaatggagggggcgctaatgagccttagaCGCTAGTTGCCAaccaacatttgacagaagaagaaggaagcattgaacagccaatcatgtcgcagggtgagaggtaggcggggctaaAAGATGttcagagctgaatgtaaacagagctgagacgagggacagcgatacagaagaaaactcaaaagcagctcaaagcagagtcgttagtctgacactgagtcgactctgtgttaactagtaacttaatacacttcattaaatatactttcaggatgtgggtaaaggaagagcacagagacaacttctgctgtgcatttctaacacgtttaatgtccaccgtgacCGTAGGACAattgaacactgaataactatgatgcattcactgcactgtgggaaacaacatcactctgcctgtaacccttagtaatcttaaagagaAGATCAccactcaaaacaatactctataaactgatacacagaacacaatttgatatatctttgttgtaaatttaaatcaaattatggaagtaatctcaatctgagaaaaataagaatctacaaactaaaacttcacaaaaatctcatcttacattaaagacctgcttcctgttagcagcgtcagaaatgatggattcaagaagctcatcagaaactaaatcctgatacaagctaacaaactgtcttcaactttcactcaggagcaaaaatctgactttaaatttaaatcaaataatgatttgatatttatcgtgataattatcgatatcgactgatatgaaatattttatcgtgataacataattttcaatatcgcccagtactaatacagtggatatcaaaagtctacacacccctgttaaaatgtcaggttttatgatgtaaaaaaatgacaccaagataaatcatgtcagaacttttcaacctttaatgtgacctaaaacatgaacaattcaactgaaaaaaaaatgttttaaatcttttagaggaagaataaaaaaataaaaaataaaataatgtggttgcataagtgtacacaccctcttataactggggatgtggctgtgttcagaattcaCTCAGAACTTCAGTCTAAATTTTAACACAATTATTTTTGTGACATTCGAAACTAGACTGTTACATATTATTTATGAACAACAGATTTAGAACATTTGTAAGTGcaacaatttaacaaaaaatctatttcaactttatgcaatttttttttttgtgaaattcaGCCCTGTATTGCTACATAACACTTTTATAAACAATGCATTCataacatcagaaaaaaatcaatttcaaTTCtctcaaaacactttttttgtgacAACTGCAAATAGTCAGTGCAAACTTAAATACTTTTTGCAATCATTATGGCTAAAAGGAGCAACTTCAATTCTATCAAGCACATTTTCAGGGATCggattgttgaaaggtatcagtcaggagaagggtacaaacatgttccaagacattagatataccatggaccacagtgaagaccgtcatcatcaagtggagaaaatatggaacaacagtgactttaccaagaactggacatccctccaaaactgatgaagagaccagaagaaaactggtcagggaggcttccaagaggcctacagcaacattaaaggagctgcagggatttctgaccagtactggctgtgtactacatgtgacaacatctctcctattgttcatatgtttctgctatgggtagggtggcaagacggaaaccttttcttatgaagaaaaacatccaagcccggcaacatgtttcaaaaacacacatgaagtctcctaaagcatcaaatgttttatggtctgatgaaaccaaggttgaactttttgaccataattccaaaaggtatgtttgtcataaaaacaacactgtacatcacataaagaacaccagacccacagagaagcatggtgggggcagcatcatgctttgaggctgtttttcttcagctggaaccagggccttagtcaaggtggagggaagcatgaacagttacaaacaccagtcagtttaacacaaaacctccagacctccattagaaagatgaagatgaagaggaatctcacctttcaacacgacaacaaaccaaagcatacatccaaatcatcaacagcatggcttcaccagaagaagattcaagttttggaaggcccagccagagcccagacttgaatccagttgaatacacgtggggtggtctgaagaaggcagtgcacaggagatgccctcactatctgatggatttggagcttttttgtaaagaagaatgggcaaatattacctcatcaagatgtgccatgctaatagactcctacaaaaaacactgtaataaaatcaaaaggtgcttcaaacaattattagttaaagggtgtgtacacttatgtaaccacattattttattgttttattttgtattcttccccctaatatatatatatatatatataaaatatatatatatatatatatatatatatatatatatatatatatatatatatgtgtatatattgttttgctatccactgtatataGTTAGTTCAATGTAATTTATAGTTCACATAATTCACTAGTGAAAAATCCTCTTCTCCATTAGTTTCAGGATAGTCCCTGACATGTGTGTAAAGTTATAGAGGTACAGTTTCTGAATGCAAACATGACACAACCCACCCTTCAGCCTTGTGCTCCTGTTTGACTGGGTCAGAGTGCCTCCCCATGAGAGCATGAAACACAGGTCAAAGTCTGAATACAGTGAAATGCCAAGATGTCATGAGAGTCATAGTTTGATGAATCATGTCTGTTACTGCAGAGAGTGATGTTTACTTCTACCTCTGTTCTTCTGCAGGTACGCCAGGGTCAAGTTGCTCCAATATACGTCATCAACCTTCTCATTTCAGACATCATTCAGCTCTGCTGCATGATCATACTGGTGTCAAAAGATGACACTCCCATGGCTGTGTATGTCTACAACTGTGGTCTAACGACGAGTGTTGGCTTCATGGTGTGCATCTCACTGGAAAGGTAAGGTCTGTTTAAAGCCGTGTGTAGTGCTACAGTGTCTGATAATCATGTTTCTGAATTTTCCTGCACCTCCTCAAAGACCGTGTGTCCCTCTGGTTTTGCAGGTACCTGGTCATCGTGCACCCACTGTGGTACCGGTTCAAACAAACCACTAAGATCTCTGTGGCGGTCTGTGCCGTGGTCTGGGCCTTCCCTCCTGCTTATTTTCTTATTGTGTTTCCCTGGGTTACTGATACGGTTCACATAATAGTATTCTCCATTGTCCTCATCATCCCCTTCCCATTGTTCATCTTCTTCCTGGTCAGGACCCTCAGagccctctcttcctctgtctcggTCCACTCTGATGAAAAACGACGAATAGTTGGAACTTTGGTGGTGGTGCTGCTCATTTACACGCTGCTGTTCCTGCCCAACATCATTATGTTCCTGTTATTGATGGCTGACTTTTACTCTGTTATGTTTCACTTCATGTCCGATATGTTACTTAGTCTGAGTCCTCTGGCAGACATGCTTCTGTATATCTTCATCAGAAAGCAGATCATGGGCAACTGTCTGGCCTCTGTGTGTTGTTGCATAAAGGAGAGCAATGATCCCACCACATCAGCAGTGACTGTTGATGATATTTAGACAGAAAGCtttaaagaggcagagagagagaagagaaaacagagcaaatGTACTCCATAATCAGAGTATATCCAAATGCATGAATAAGGACCATGTTTGTCATGTTGTTAATCATCTTTGAAAGCATGAAAACTAGCTTCACACACTTGTGGATCTTTAATAAGTATCTTTTACTTCTGCAGCAACCAGAACTTAGCTTCATGACTCCTCCCACTCCATGAGTCAATTAACAGACGCAGTGATACAGCTGCTAGGCAATTTTGATTACTACTGATAGTTAGCATAAGTAAAGCGCTAGGCTAACATAACTTTCCATCTCTATCCAATTCAGCTTGAGAAGGCATTTGACAGAGTAGAGTGAGGGTTTCTGATAAAGGTCTGGGAAAATCTGGTTTTGGGGCAGAATTGATCAAATGGGTTAAAGTGGTCTACGCAGGGCCGAGAGCATCAGTGCTCACCAACGGACAAACATCCCCATTTCTTCAACTCATACGCTTCCATCTTCAAATGTTCTTCATGGcacagaaataaatcacatgatgaattatgtgtaaatgtgtgttttctttcaagtGCAGACACAAAAGTGAAATAAACCCAGTAACCTCTCACTAAACTACACATGGACTGTGCAGAGGCTACTTATATAAAGCTAAAGCTCTGTGAACTCTGCAGGactgaaacagagcagaaacacaagaactcttaaagtttgcatgtttaaataaatagatttatcatgatgtgaaaatgtgcttgatgaacactgagacttcaaaagacagaaaagaggacACAGACTACATCAAAATGATGAAATGGTGCAAAAAGGCAAAGATTGGTGCTAAAACTGTTGTTTACTGCTCAAAgtagtcttaaaaacaacatgaaaaagaatcGTGATAAAATCCAGATCGTGAAAAGATGATATTTTCCTACATCGCCCCTAATGGAGAACATTTTCCTGAAGAAGAAGTTAGAGTTAGCTAATGTTTACCCGGCTCGTAACACTGCAGCCCAGAGAACTGAAGACATATCATCAGGTATCCAGAACATTTAGGGACAGGAGATTTTATTTCATAAGCCTGAGATGATCGCACATATCTGacactacctagttactgattcaAAACACATTGTTAAAAGATAGAGTATTCATGTGTTACTTTAATGTTTCAGGTGAATAATGTCAGCAGGCGCTGCTGGCCCTTGGGTCTTTTCTCAAACTCAACTGTGACCCTCCTTGGAAACAGTTTGGACAGCCCTGGTCAAGGGGAACGACACAGGGCACCCCCCTCTCACCCTTATTGTTTACCTACTCTCTAGAGCCCCTTGTAAAAGTCATAAGGGCCCAAACAAGAAATCAAGGTGTGAAGGCAGGCGGCACAGAACATAAACTATCtttgtatgctgatgatattCTCTAGCTGTCCTCAGATCAAACTCTGTCACTCCCTGTTCTTCTGGACACAATCCAACAGATCTCACAGTTATCAGGCTGTAAAATAAATGGACACAAGTCTTTGGTTATGtaaaaaactaaagaaatacaaatcacaacaaattgaCATGGAAGCAAAATCATTCAAATTGAACTAATGctaacaaaatgacattaataaAAGGGTAGGACTCTTGAGGTGGGGAGTGTGTTACATAAGGTCCTGCAAGTCAATCCGAGACCAGAACTAGTTTAAGCCCAACTTCTTCTGAAGTGCCAAACTTCTTAGGAGAGCCAGACTTCAAAAACGGAGAGCCAAAACAGAAGTTGGAGTGATAGCAGGCCACAACAACCAGGGCC
This genomic interval from Notolabrus celidotus isolate fNotCel1 chromosome 4, fNotCel1.pri, whole genome shotgun sequence contains the following:
- the LOC117812141 gene encoding G-protein coupled receptor 4-like codes for the protein MEAGFNNTTYQTDYNNARNLTGHQADIDMYFIYYVVTCIIISIGLPLTLVTIYALFSLVRQGQVAPIYVINLLISDIIQLCCMIILVSKDDTPMAVYVYNCGLTTSVGFMVCISLERYLVIVHPLWYRFKQTTKISVAVCAVVWAFPPAYFLIVFPWVTDTVHIIVFSIVLIIPFPLFIFFLVRTLRALSSSVSVHSDEKRRIVGTLVVVLLIYTLLFLPNIIMFLLLMADFYSVMFHFMSDMLLSLSPLADMLLYIFIRKQIMGNCLASVCCCIKESNDPTTSAVTVDDI